In Aspergillus fumigatus Af293 chromosome 2, whole genome shotgun sequence, a genomic segment contains:
- the gprD gene encoding protein gprD: MTSLVRTLLLLRSENGDKPYLTSRSQEAQPPTFADEPLMGSLRAGFIAIGAVALCSWIVTFSLISFLTYRFIFWQRYHKRPLAHNQYVLLIYNLLLVDIQQATAFLLCLHWFARGGVNYPSAACVLQGWWIQTADPGSGLFVLAIAIHTGAVVLRGRQLPYTTFVWCVVGLWAFIILLGLIAVGLYGSRTSVISEAGWGHYVWIFLSEFGTILLYGIMFFYLRRQMKQAAALRQNHQESLNRLNRVVVYMVIYPLVYVLLSLPLAEGRMSTARHVVPSKEYFAAAGALMALSGLVDVVVYTLTRRHLLLDTEVSTSDRYYAHTGSNLYNTHVSTTVAGPESKKSRVKSRLRRGMQSINDTVLDDRGDSTEDIVPKGPKGAAMELGHMAHGVYQETTIEITHEAAEPEQALRKPNRLSR, translated from the exons ATGACTAGCTTGGTTCGAACGCTGCTCCTGTTGCGAAGCGAGAATGGCGACAAACCGTACCTCACCTCTCGTTCTCAGGAAGCTCAGCCGCCGACATTCGCTGACGAGCCTCTGATGGGGAGCCTTCGGGCGGGCTTCATTGCAATAGGAGCAGTCGCTCTCTGCTCGTGGATCGTTACATTCTCGCTCATTTCGTTCCTCACGTACCGATTCATTTTCTGGCAGCGTTACCACAAGCGTCCTCTTGCGCACAATCAATACGTCTTGCTCATCTATAATCTCCTTCTCGTTGACATCCAACAAGCgacggccttcttgctctgCCTGCACTGGTTCGCCCGTGGCGGTGTAAATTATCCAAGTGCGGCTTGCGTTCTGCAAGGGTGGTGGATTCAGACCGCAGATCCAGGAAGTGGTCTATTCGTGTTGGCCATTGCGATACATACCGGTGCAGTTGTGCTACGTGGGCGACAATTACCATATACGACGTTTGTCTGGTGTGTCGTTGGGCTCTGGGCCTTTATCATTCTGCTCGGATTGATTGCCGTCGGATTGTACGGCTCAAGGACCTCTGTGATTTCGGAAGCCGGCTGG GGACACTATGTATGGATTTTCCTTTCCGAATTTGGCACCATCCTTCTGTACGGCATCATGTTTTTCTACCTCCGGCGTCAGATGAAACAAGCGGCGGCCCTTCGACAGAACCACCAGGAAAGCCTCAACCGCTTGAACCGAGTCGTGGTGTACATGGTTATCTATCCTCTGGTATACGTTCTTCTCTCCCTGCCTCTGGCTGAAGGGCGAATGTCGACGGCCCGACATGTCGTTCCCAGCAAGGAATACTTTGCCGCCGCCGGTGCCCTCATGGCTCTATCCGGACTTGTGGATGTCGTCGTGTACACCTTGACCCGGCGGCATCTGCTCCTGGACACCGAGGTCAGCACGTCGGATCGCTACTACGCGCACACGGGCTCGAACCTGTACAACACGCACGTCAGCACCACCGTGGCGGGCCccgagagcaagaagtctCGGGTCAAGTCTCGCCTCCGCCGCGGGATGCAGAGCATCAACGATACGGTGCTCGATGACCGCGGCGACTCGACAGAAGACATTGTGCCGAAAGGCCCGAAAGGCGCCGCCATGGAGCTGGGCCATATGGCCCACGGCGTGTACCAAGAAACGACTATCGAGATCACGCACGAAGCCGCAGAGCCGGAGCAGGCATTACGCAAGCCCAATCGACTTAGTCGATAA